TCATCAGCCAAATCAGTATGGCAACAACAAGATTGACGTGCGCGACTTCTGCCGCCGCGACAACGCCAATCGTATCGGGTGCAAGCAAACCCAGCACGACGCCGATGAGCATCGCCAGCCCCACCCACATACTCAGCCAGCGTTCAAATAAGCCCATAGCATCTCCTGAATTGGTTGCCAAGATTGAGGCGCAAACCGCACCACTCTTGAAATAATTACTTACATCGCATTTACTGCGGCAATGGCGGCAAGAATATGCTCTTTATCCGCGCCCATAATGGTGCAATCGGCAAAGCCCTGCATGACGATGAGGCGCAACTGACCTTTGGCAACTTTTTTGTCGAGCAGCATTGCATCGTAAACGGCTTCATTGCTGAGGTTCGCGTCGAGAACCGTAGGCAGGTTGGCGCGCTGGCACAGCGCCACAATACGCTCAATATCGGCATCTGTGATATAGCCAAGGTTGCGCGACAAATGTGCGGCCATAACCATGCCGATGGCAACCGCTTCGCCGTGCAGGTAGCGCTGATAGTGAGTCAGTGATTCAATCGCATGGCCAAACGTATGCCCGAGGTTAAGCAGAGCGCGCTGCCCGCTTTCGCGCTCATCAGCAGCAACCACATCAGCTTTGTTCTGGCAGCAGTGGGCAATCATTTCAATTTGCGTGGCGCGGTCGTGTGCCATGATCGCGTCGATATTTTGCTCAAGCCAAACGAAAAAATCAGGATCGTTGATCAAGCCGTACTTAATCACTTCGGCGAGCCCGGCGCTGTATTCACGCGGTGGCAAAGTTTCAAGCACATCGAGATCAATCAGCACCGCTTGTGGTTGGTGAAATGCACCGATCATGTTTTTGCCGCGTGGATGGTTAACGCCAGTCTTGCCGCCAACCGAAGAATCAACTTGCGCGAGTACGGTGGTCGGGATTTGCACGCAATGGATGCCGCGCTGATAGCTCGCTGCCGCGTAGCCGGATATGTCGCCGACGACCCCGCCGCCAAGCGCGACAATCACTGCGTCGCGGTTAAAGCGTGCATCGACCAGTGCGTCGAGGATAGCGCTAACTGCGTCGAGGTTTTTGTATTGTTCGCCGTCTTTGAGAATAACTTCAATCACGGTTTTGCCATCAAGTGCGGATTTGAGCGTATCGAGATACAACGGCGCGATGGTATCGTTACTAACGATGCACACTTGCTGCGCTTTGATGTGCTGCTGTACTACGCTGCTGTCACCAAGTATCGCCGCATCAATGACGATGGGGTAAGTGCGTGCCTGCCCGACGGGTAGGTTGACGTTAAGTGTGGTGGTCATTAGAAAAGTCCTTGTGTGGTTTGCTCGGCGACGAAGCCATCAGCAAAGATGCCTTGGCTGCGTTGCCATGCCTGAAAAGCGCTACGCGTGTTGGCACCAAGGATGCCATCAGCTTTACCGGGATCAAAGCCAAGTGCTTGCAAACGTTGCTGCAAAGCGGTGACTTGCGCAGTGGAAAGCGGCTGTGCACTGCGTGGCCATGTCGTATGTAGCGATGCGCGCCCTACAATGGCATCCCCGAGTAGCGAAACAGCAAGCGCGTAACTCGATGCGTTGTTATAAACCTTGATGACATCGAAGTTTTTAGTGGTCAAAAATGCCGGACCATGCACACCACCCGGTAGCCACAGCGTGGCTTGGGCATTGGCTGGTAATCCGCCACTCGTGGCTTGAACACCGAGTGCTTGCCAGCTAGACCAAGGCAACGTTGCACCGACATATTGGTCGCTAAACCCTATGGGCAAACTGACTTCAATCCCCCACGGCAAGCCAAGTTGCCAGCCAGACTCACTGAGATAGCTGGCTGTCGAGGCAAGTGCATCTGCGGTCGTCCACAGGTTACGGCGGCCGTCACCATCGCCATCAACGGCATGCGCGGCGTAAGTGGTCGGGATAAACTGGGTTTGCCCCATGCCACCTGCCCATGAACCACGCAATTGTTGCGGCTCAATATCCCCTGATTCGACCAGCTGCATCATCGCAATCAGCTGATTTTCAGCAAAATCACGGCGGCGGCCATCATAGGCGAGCGTCGAGAGTGCCGAAGCGAGATCGCTATTGCCGGTATTCGCACCATACGACGTTTCCAAGCCCCAAATAGCTGTGACGATTTCAGGCGGTACCCCATAGCGCTGAGCGAGATTATTGAGCAGGTTGCGCTGCTGATTAAAGTTTTGCTGCCCTTGGCGGATACGGCTATCGGACACGGCACTATCGAGATACGACCAAATATGCTTGCTGAATTCTGGCTGCTTGCCATCGAGATTGGCAATACTTTGCTGGTAGTCCGCGCCAGCCATGACGGCATTGACGGTTTGCGGGTTGATGCCGCGCGCGATTGCCCGCTGGATAAAGCTTTGCCGCCAATCAGCAAAACTACTGTATTGCTGTGTTACAACCGGAACTGAAGCTGAGCTGACGGGTAATTTTTCACCATCAGAAACCACCGTCGGCGCACCGGTCGCGCAGCCAAACAGCAGCAAGCTCAGGAATACGACGGGATGACGATGATGAATCATATGACGGCTCCAATATACAAAGGGGTTATATTAGTCTGTGCGTTAATTCGCGTC
The genomic region above belongs to Cardiobacteriaceae bacterium TAE3-ERU3 and contains:
- the aroB gene encoding 3-dehydroquinate synthase codes for the protein MTTTLNVNLPVGQARTYPIVIDAAILGDSSVVQQHIKAQQVCIVSNDTIAPLYLDTLKSALDGKTVIEVILKDGEQYKNLDAVSAILDALVDARFNRDAVIVALGGGVVGDISGYAAASYQRGIHCVQIPTTVLAQVDSSVGGKTGVNHPRGKNMIGAFHQPQAVLIDLDVLETLPPREYSAGLAEVIKYGLINDPDFFVWLEQNIDAIMAHDRATQIEMIAHCCQNKADVVAADERESGQRALLNLGHTFGHAIESLTHYQRYLHGEAVAIGMVMAAHLSRNLGYITDADIERIVALCQRANLPTVLDANLSNEAVYDAMLLDKKVAKGQLRLIVMQGFADCTIMGADKEHILAAIAAVNAM
- a CDS encoding lytic murein transglycosylase; this translates as MIHHRHPVVFLSLLLFGCATGAPTVVSDGEKLPVSSASVPVVTQQYSSFADWRQSFIQRAIARGINPQTVNAVMAGADYQQSIANLDGKQPEFSKHIWSYLDSAVSDSRIRQGQQNFNQQRNLLNNLAQRYGVPPEIVTAIWGLETSYGANTGNSDLASALSTLAYDGRRRDFAENQLIAMMQLVESGDIEPQQLRGSWAGGMGQTQFIPTTYAAHAVDGDGDGRRNLWTTADALASTASYLSESGWQLGLPWGIEVSLPIGFSDQYVGATLPWSSWQALGVQATSGGLPANAQATLWLPGGVHGPAFLTTKNFDVIKVYNNASSYALAVSLLGDAIVGRASLHTTWPRSAQPLSTAQVTALQQRLQALGFDPGKADGILGANTRSAFQAWQRSQGIFADGFVAEQTTQGLF